AGCATCCCGCCCGACCGAACGTGAACGTACTCGCCAAGCCGTTCATTACCTACGCTACGCTTACGCCCCATAGCCCTACCGAAACGCTCATTCTCAACGAAATTGTCAACGGTTATTGCAACGAGGCGCTGGTGTAAGCAACTGTAAAGAAACAAAAAAGATAGGCTTCAATGAGTTAGGCGGCGACGTAGATCGGCTCGCGAACGCATCGTTCCGGGCGCGCCATTTTCTCCCAAGAAAAACAGAGGCCTAGGTCGGCGCGGTTTTCGCGTCGGTTCCGCTCATGGTGATCGGAACCACTCCGGAACAAAAATCCTCTTATCGACAATCCAAGAGCGCTCTTCGGAGCGTCCTCGGATTGTTCGGCCATCGTGCTGTCGGACATCGACGACCAGATCAACGAGGCGATCGCCGCGCAGCATCAAGGCGACTGCCTCAAGGTGGTCCTGCTGCCGGATAGATAGGTTTTCGGGAATGGGCGAGAACACGCCCAACTGACGGGCGCGGCCGCCCCCGCGCCAAGAGCGCCGGCTAGACCAAGGACTTCAGCCGGTCGATCCCCGTCGCCTGCCGAACGATCCGGGCGGCTAGCGCATTGCCGTTCGCGGCGTTGGTGAAGACGACGATCGCGCGCCCCCGGCGGGCGTCGCCGACGCCCAGCGTCTTGAAGATCCCGTAGTTGCTGCCGCTGTGCTGGAACAGCGGGCCCGCCGAGGATTGTTCGAGTTCCCAACCCAGTCCGCGCGAAATATCGCGCCCGCGGATGTCGAGCAGAGGGGTGAGCATCGCTCGCCTTGACGCCTCGCTGATCTCCCAGTCCGCCCGTGTCGGCCGATCGATCATCAGCTGCATGAACCTCGCGTAGTCGGACGCTGTCGTCAGGAGCCCGCCGGCCGAATTGACCAGCAGGTCGTGCGTCGACGGCGCGGTCTTGGGATCGGTCTCGCGCATGGCCGCGATCGACTCTTCGTAGGTCCATGACGCGATCGGCTTGCGCCACCGCGACGCGACCGGAAGCAGCCGGTCGCCCAGCTCGCGCGTGGGCTGGGGCGGAAGCGTTTCCTCGCCCTCCGGAGGCTCGGAATGGCCAAAGACGGCCGACCTGGCGATCTGTTCGTCCCAGCCGAAGCTGCTGTGAGACATTCCGGCCGGACCGAACAGCTTGGCCTGCATCACGCCGCCAAGGCCCATTTGCATGATCGTCTCGACGACCAACTGCAGCCAGATGAAGGCTTCGCCCGAATAGGTGTAACTGGATCCCGGCGCCTTGCTCGTGACGAGCGGTCCGGTCGCCCAGTTGGGCAAGCCGGTCGAATGCGCCAGCACATGCCGGGCCGTGATCCGTTCGAGGTTCGGGTCATCACCCAGGTTCGCGGGCCGGCGGTACGCGACGAGCGGCGTGTCCAGGTCCAGGCGCTTTTCATCGACCAGCCGCATCACGACATAGGCGAAGACCGGCTTCGTCATGGACGCCGCTTCAAACAACGTGTCCTCGCGCACCGGGGCGCGGGTGAGCATGTTTTTCACGCCGAAGCTGCGGCTCCAGGCGAGCTTTCCGCGGTCTATGACCGCGATGGCGACGCCGGGGACCCCGGCAATGCGCATGAAGCGTGGAAGCTCGTGAACCAGGTCTACCGACGGAATCCAGGCGGCATCCTCGTCCCGGCATGGCGCGCGCGGACGGGCGCGGGCGGCCGTCGCCCCGCCGCTGACGGCCAGCGCCGTCGATCCAGCCAGCAAAGCCCGCCGCGCGAACATCGGTCCAGAAGGGCTCATCTCGGTTTCCATAGGCGGGCGCGAAGCCTTGCGTTCCGGCGAACGTATTTGAAGGACTGGGCGCGCGGAAAGAGAGCGCGGTCCGAAACCTTGAAGTCGAGGTCGATGCAGGCGCTTTAGCGCAGCCGGTGCGCCCCCACCGAACGTCGTGTTCCGGGAGGCGCGCCGACGGCAGCTATTGGCGCAAGGTGTGCGGCGCCCGCCCTCCTCGAAGGCGGGCGCACAAAGCCTAGCCCTTCCAATCAGGCAGTGCGGCCAGCTGCGCCTTCGTCAGCTTCGTTCGAACGATGTGATCGTCGGCATCGCCCACTTCGGGCGCTACCGTGACGTCGGCCAAGGCGACGACGACCTTCTTGTCTGGTCCCATCCGGTCGATCTCGATGACGATGGCCGTCGGCTTACCGGCGGCGTCGAGCAACACGTGCTCGACCTCGCCGGCCTTGCGATTGGCCGAGTCGATGACGTCGGCGTCTTCGACTTGGCCGACCGTGAACGCGCCCTTGGCCGGTTGGCTCTCCACGCGCGCGATCGTCGTCTGAGCGATTGCGCCGGTCGCGAGCGCGGCGACGGACAGGGCGAGGATGGCGGTTTTCATGGGCGTACTCCTTCGATGTGGACTCGAACAACGTTGGCGGGAGCAGGGTGTTGCTACGGCGTCTTTCACAACACCGTATACGGAGTATTGCTCGCGCGTCCTGACAGGGGGCTGACGATCGGAGTGGGGATCGGTCTTCTCGGCCCCTCCGCCAAGCGTCCAGTTACCGGAGGTGCGCTAACGTCCGCATTTGACCATCGCCCACGGCTAGTGAGCGTCCAGCGGAGGTTTTGCGCTGCTCAAGGACGGAAGCTTGCAGAACGGGGTCATAACGAGGGCCGCGAAGAACAACATCGCCGGAGTCCTCGATCAAGCCGGCCATTTCGATCCGGCAGCTGTGCGACAGAGCGGCTGAAACGTTAGGCGAGAGAACGAGGGTTTGGGTATATCGTATAAGATATTTGACATAATTTGTATAATCGGGCCTCCTGCTTTGCAACGCCGTCGGTCGTGACGGCGCCTTGGGAGGGGACATCCATGGGCAATAGGCAGGTTCGATTAGATCTCTTGGCGGGAGCGGCGTCTGTCGCGATCCTGTCCTTCATAGCCGGCGCGCCAGCCGCTTTCGCGCAGGAGGGGACAAAGGCCGAAGAGCCCGCGACCCTGGACGCGGTGGTGGTGACCGGCTCGCGCATCAAGCGTCCGAACCTGGTCTCGGCTAGTCCGATGACCGTCGTCGGTAGCGACGAGGTGAAGTTCCAGGGCGCGACCTCGATCGACAGCGTGCTGAACCGCCTGCCGCAGTTTACCGCGGACGCGAACGAGAACGGCTCGAACGGGTCGGACGGCACGGCGCGGGTGAACCTGCGCAACATGGGTTCCAGCCGCGTGCTGGTGCTGGTCGACGGCCAGCGCATGCTCCCGACAGAGACGGCCGACGTGAACTTCATTCCCAGCGCCCTGGTCGATCGGGTCGACGTCGTGACCGGCGGCGCCTCGGCGGTCTACGGTTCGGACGCGGTGTCGGGCGTGGTCAACTTCATCCTGAAGAAGGACCTGAACGGCCTGCGCTTCGATGCGCAGTACAGCATCGCTCAGCACACCAACGACAACGCCTATCCCCGGTCGCTGATCAGCCAGGCCAACTACAAGCTGCCCGACAAGCATGTGCGCGACGGCGAGAAGATCGACGTCAACCTGGCCATCGGCATGAACGCGCCGAACGGCAAGGGCAACGTCACCTTCTATGTCGGCTATCGCGAAATGAAGCCCGTCACCCAGGACAGCCGCGACTATTCGGCCTGCGGGCTAAACCTTGCCGGCGCCAACAACAACGCCCTGGTCTGCGGCGGCTCCAGCAACAACGCCTACGGCCTGTTCACCCTGCTCAGCGGGCCCAACGCCGGCCAGACGCTGAACAACACCAAGGACGGGGCCAAGACCTGGGTCCCGTACAACAGCTCGTTCCTCTACAACTACGCGCCGACCAACTACATCCAGCGCTCGGACGCCCGCTATACGGCCGGCGCCTTCGCCCACTACGAAGTGAACAAAGCCGCCGAGATCTACGGCAGCGTCATGTTCATGGACGACCACACGTTCTCGCAGGCGGCGCCGTCCGCCCTGTTCCAAGGCACGACGTTCAAGATCAACTGCGACAACCCGCTGATGTCCGCCTCGCAACGCGCCACCCTGTGCGGCACGGCGGCAGGCACGAGCACCAATCAGGACGTCTTCATCGGCTACCGTCTGACCGGTCCGGGCAGCAGCCCGCGCCGCGACGACCTGCGCCACACCGACTATCGCGTGAACCTGGGCTCGCGCGGCGAGATCGCGCCGGGCTGGACCTATGACGCCAGCTTCCTGTTCTCGACCGTTATCCTGGACGAGAGCTACAAGAACAACGTCGACAACGCCAAGGCGATGAAGGCGCTGCAGGTGGTCAACGTGGGCGGCGTGGCGACCTGCAAGTCGGTGATCGACGGATCCGACCCGAACTGCGTGCCGATCGACGTCTTCAAGTATCAGGGGCTGAGCGCAGCCGCGTACAAGTACCTATACGCCCCGACCTACACCCACGGCGTCCAGCGCGAGAAGGTGCTCAGCGCCAACCTCAACGGCGATCTTGGCCAATATGGGATCAAGAGCCCGTGGGCCAACGACGGCGCGGCCCTGGCCCTCGGCGTCGAGCACCGCCGCGAGGAGCTGAAGTTCGAGGCGGACGCCCTGGCCCAGGCGGGCGGCGCCAAGGAAAACAACGGCGCCTTCAGCGTGAACGAAGTCTATGGCGAAATGGACCTGCCGCTGGTGCAGGACGCCCCGTTCATCAAGACTCTGTCGGTGAACGCCGGCTACCGGACCTCCGACTACAACTACCTCGACAAGCGGGTCTCGACCTACAAGGTCGAGCTACAGTACGCGCCGACCTCGGACGTGCGTTTCCGCGCCAGCTACAATCGCGCGGTGCGGGCGGCCAATATCAGCGAGCTGTTTGCGCCCCAGGGCCTGGGTAACGTCTCGGCCGTCGACCCGTGCTCGGGCCCAACGCCCAAAGCCAGCGCCCAGGCGTGCGCCCTGACCGGCGTCAGCGCGGCCCAGTACGGCAAGATTCCGGACTGCCCGGCCGAAACCTGCGTCACGCAAGGCGGCGGCAACCCGAACCTGAATCCGGAAGTGGCCGACACCCGCACCGCCGGCGTCGTCCTGACCCCGCGCTTCCTGCCGGGCTTCTCGATGTCGATCGACTACTTCGACATCCATGTCGACAAATACATCGGCGCGGTCGACGCGCCGACCGTGATCAATCAGTGTGTCCAGACCAGCAATCCGTACTTCTGCGGCCTTTTCCACCGCGACCCGACCTCAGGCGTGCTGTTCGGTGACCGCGGCTACATCGTCGCGACCAACCAGAACACGGGCTACCTGCAGACCTCGGGCATCGACGTGACCACTAACTACCGCTGGGACCTGTCGTCGTTGGGTAATCTGGGCGACGTCGACTTCAGCTTCGTCGGAACCTACCTGAACAGTCGCAAGATCGAGCAGCTGCCGGGCCTGGGCTCCTACAACTGCAAGGGCCTCTTTGGCCCGACCTGCGGCCAGCCCAACCCCGGCTGGCGTCACCAG
The DNA window shown above is from Caulobacter sp. FWC26 and carries:
- a CDS encoding serine hydrolase, whose translation is MFARRALLAGSTALAVSGGATAARARPRAPCRDEDAAWIPSVDLVHELPRFMRIAGVPGVAIAVIDRGKLAWSRSFGVKNMLTRAPVREDTLFEAASMTKPVFAYVVMRLVDEKRLDLDTPLVAYRRPANLGDDPNLERITARHVLAHSTGLPNWATGPLVTSKAPGSSYTYSGEAFIWLQLVVETIMQMGLGGVMQAKLFGPAGMSHSSFGWDEQIARSAVFGHSEPPEGEETLPPQPTRELGDRLLPVASRWRKPIASWTYEESIAAMRETDPKTAPSTHDLLVNSAGGLLTTASDYARFMQLMIDRPTRADWEISEASRRAMLTPLLDIRGRDISRGLGWELEQSSAGPLFQHSGSNYGIFKTLGVGDARRGRAIVVFTNAANGNALAARIVRQATGIDRLKSLV
- a CDS encoding TonB-dependent receptor domain-containing protein; the encoded protein is MGNRQVRLDLLAGAASVAILSFIAGAPAAFAQEGTKAEEPATLDAVVVTGSRIKRPNLVSASPMTVVGSDEVKFQGATSIDSVLNRLPQFTADANENGSNGSDGTARVNLRNMGSSRVLVLVDGQRMLPTETADVNFIPSALVDRVDVVTGGASAVYGSDAVSGVVNFILKKDLNGLRFDAQYSIAQHTNDNAYPRSLISQANYKLPDKHVRDGEKIDVNLAIGMNAPNGKGNVTFYVGYREMKPVTQDSRDYSACGLNLAGANNNALVCGGSSNNAYGLFTLLSGPNAGQTLNNTKDGAKTWVPYNSSFLYNYAPTNYIQRSDARYTAGAFAHYEVNKAAEIYGSVMFMDDHTFSQAAPSALFQGTTFKINCDNPLMSASQRATLCGTAAGTSTNQDVFIGYRLTGPGSSPRRDDLRHTDYRVNLGSRGEIAPGWTYDASFLFSTVILDESYKNNVDNAKAMKALQVVNVGGVATCKSVIDGSDPNCVPIDVFKYQGLSAAAYKYLYAPTYTHGVQREKVLSANLNGDLGQYGIKSPWANDGAALALGVEHRREELKFEADALAQAGGAKENNGAFSVNEVYGEMDLPLVQDAPFIKTLSVNAGYRTSDYNYLDKRVSTYKVELQYAPTSDVRFRASYNRAVRAANISELFAPQGLGNVSAVDPCSGPTPKASAQACALTGVSAAQYGKIPDCPAETCVTQGGGNPNLNPEVADTRTAGVVLTPRFLPGFSMSIDYFDIHVDKYIGAVDAPTVINQCVQTSNPYFCGLFHRDPTSGVLFGDRGYIVATNQNTGYLQTSGIDVTTNYRWDLSSLGNLGDVDFSFVGTYLNSRKIEQLPGLGSYNCKGLFGPTCGQPNPGWRHQLRTTWNLPWIDAALSVNWRYFGAADLSSNNNNAFLKGDYVEINKKIKAYNYIDLAANWNVREQLTLRAGLNNLFDKDPPVIAAGLLSSFGNGNTYPGVYDPMGRTMFVGLTMDF
- a CDS encoding PRC-barrel domain-containing protein, translated to MKTAILALSVAALATGAIAQTTIARVESQPAKGAFTVGQVEDADVIDSANRKAGEVEHVLLDAAGKPTAIVIEIDRMGPDKKVVVALADVTVAPEVGDADDHIVRTKLTKAQLAALPDWKG